The Sagittula sp. P11 genome window below encodes:
- a CDS encoding helix-turn-helix domain-containing protein, producing the protein MQQILDKRARAALLRSRLMRAMERAETNQTALARAIGVDRSTISQLLKDEGARLPNAHLVGSCAQALGVSADWLLGLSERPERAADLLATSLTMTEAPRALVDEQIFAWHREAEGYKIRYVPPALPDMLKTRALLNWEYTPHLGRTTEQAINASTDRLNWMRASHSDYEIALPMSEIEAFAGATGYYAGLAPGLRRAQLDLMIDLTEALYPRLRVTLYDARRLYSAPLTVFGPLLAVLYLGRNYLAFRDSDRIAVFTAHFDHLVKEAEITARDIPDHLRRLRDGIAG; encoded by the coding sequence ATGCAGCAGATTCTCGACAAGCGCGCCCGTGCCGCCCTGCTCCGCTCCCGGCTGATGCGCGCCATGGAGAGGGCCGAAACCAACCAGACCGCGCTGGCCCGCGCGATCGGCGTCGACCGCTCGACGATATCACAACTCCTGAAGGACGAAGGCGCCCGCCTGCCCAACGCCCACCTCGTCGGCAGCTGCGCGCAGGCGCTCGGGGTCTCGGCGGACTGGCTCCTGGGGCTGTCGGAGCGGCCCGAACGCGCCGCCGACCTGCTGGCCACCTCGCTGACGATGACCGAGGCCCCCCGCGCGCTGGTCGACGAACAGATCTTTGCGTGGCACCGCGAGGCGGAGGGCTACAAGATCCGCTACGTGCCCCCGGCCCTGCCCGACATGCTCAAGACCCGGGCACTGCTCAACTGGGAATACACGCCGCACCTGGGCCGTACGACCGAACAGGCGATCAACGCCTCCACCGACCGGCTGAACTGGATGCGCGCCTCGCATTCCGACTACGAGATCGCTCTTCCCATGTCGGAGATCGAGGCCTTCGCCGGGGCCACGGGGTATTACGCCGGGCTGGCGCCAGGCCTGAGACGGGCACAACTCGACCTGATGATCGACCTGACGGAGGCGCTCTACCCGCGGCTGCGGGTGACGCTCTACGATGCCCGCCGCCTCTATTCCGCGCCGCTGACGGTGTTCGGCCCGCTGCTGGCGGTCCTCTACCTTGGCCGCAACTACCTCGCCTTCCGCGACAGCGACCGGATCGCGGTCTTCACCGCGCATTTCGACCACCTCGTGAAGGAGGCGGAAATCACGGCGCGGGACATCCCGGACCACCTCCGCCGCCTGCGCGACGGGATCGCTGGCTGA
- a CDS encoding NAD kinase, whose product MTLRIAFCASRAPIAQAALAALTRRYGCHAEQGADVIVALGGDGFMLHTMHRTQEIAAPVYGMNRGTVGFLMNEYSEHGLVERLTAAEEAVINPLGMRAHCADGTRHMGLAINEVSLLRAGPQAAKLKISVDGKVRLPELVCDGALLATPAGSTAYNYSAHGPILPIGADVLALTAVAAFRPRRWRGALLPKAAEVTFDVLEAEKRPVMAEADSVAVRNVVQVHIRSEPGVVHRVLFDPGHGLEERLIQEQFV is encoded by the coding sequence ATGACGCTACGCATCGCCTTCTGCGCATCCCGCGCGCCCATCGCGCAGGCGGCCCTGGCCGCGCTGACGCGGCGCTATGGCTGCCACGCAGAGCAGGGGGCGGACGTGATCGTGGCGCTTGGCGGCGACGGGTTCATGCTGCACACCATGCACCGCACGCAGGAAATCGCCGCGCCGGTCTACGGGATGAACCGCGGCACCGTGGGTTTCCTGATGAACGAATATTCCGAGCACGGGTTGGTCGAACGGCTGACCGCGGCGGAGGAGGCAGTCATCAACCCGCTGGGCATGCGCGCCCATTGCGCCGACGGCACGCGGCACATGGGACTGGCGATCAACGAGGTGTCGCTGCTGCGCGCCGGGCCGCAGGCGGCAAAGCTGAAGATCAGCGTGGACGGCAAAGTGCGCCTGCCGGAACTGGTCTGCGACGGCGCGCTGCTGGCGACGCCCGCGGGGTCGACGGCCTACAACTATTCCGCCCACGGGCCGATCCTGCCCATCGGCGCGGACGTGCTGGCGCTGACGGCCGTGGCGGCCTTCCGGCCGAGGCGCTGGCGCGGGGCGCTGCTGCCGAAGGCGGCAGAGGTCACCTTCGACGTGCTGGAGGCGGAGAAGCGCCCGGTCATGGCAGAGGCCGACAGCGTCGCCGTGCGCAACGTGGTGCAGGTGCACATCCGGTCGGAACCGGGCGTGGTCCACCGTGTGCTTTTCGACCCGGGCCACGGGCTGGAGGAACGGCTGATCCAGGAGCAGTTCGTCTGA
- a CDS encoding 2-keto-4-pentenoate hydratase, with amino-acid sequence MKRTHALALALVAGQAGADCATDEAIAAYVKDYMAKVPAAALVPDGSMEDARCTQDKLIEALVPEMGEIVGYKAGLTSGPAQERFGVTEPVAGVLYADMLLEDGASVPLTFGARPLFEADLILVIGDDAINDATTPEEAMAHISAVQPFIELPDLVFKEGEPINGITLTANGVAPRLGVLGAPIPVEDPAAMLEALAAMQVTVTDAEGTVMAEAPGASVLGNPVNSVLWLMSKGYAMNAGDLVSVGSIGPLLPPAKALGKATVSYAGLPGDPQVSVTFRE; translated from the coding sequence ATGAAGAGAACACATGCGCTGGCGCTGGCATTGGTCGCGGGGCAGGCGGGCGCGGACTGCGCCACGGACGAGGCGATTGCGGCCTACGTCAAGGATTACATGGCGAAAGTGCCGGCAGCGGCCCTCGTCCCGGACGGGTCGATGGAGGACGCCCGCTGCACGCAGGACAAGCTGATCGAGGCGCTGGTGCCGGAAATGGGCGAGATCGTGGGTTACAAGGCCGGCTTGACCTCGGGACCCGCGCAGGAGCGGTTCGGCGTGACGGAGCCAGTGGCCGGCGTGCTTTATGCCGACATGCTGCTGGAGGACGGCGCCTCCGTGCCGCTGACCTTCGGTGCGCGGCCGCTGTTCGAGGCGGACCTGATCCTCGTCATCGGCGACGACGCGATCAACGACGCCACCACGCCGGAAGAGGCGATGGCCCATATCTCGGCGGTGCAGCCCTTCATCGAACTGCCCGACCTTGTCTTCAAGGAAGGGGAGCCGATCAACGGGATCACCCTGACCGCCAACGGCGTGGCGCCGCGACTGGGCGTGCTGGGCGCGCCCATCCCGGTCGAAGACCCCGCCGCGATGCTGGAGGCGCTGGCCGCCATGCAGGTGACCGTCACGGACGCGGAGGGCACCGTGATGGCCGAGGCGCCGGGTGCGTCGGTGCTGGGCAACCCGGTGAACTCGGTGCTGTGGCTGATGTCCAAGGGCTACGCGATGAACGCGGGCGACCTCGTGTCGGTGGGCTCGATCGGGCCGCTCCTGCCGCCGGCCAAGGCGCTGGGGAAGGCGACGGTCAGCTACGCCGGCCTGCCGGGCGATCCGCAGGTCTCCGTCACCTTCAGGGAGTGA
- a CDS encoding fatty acid desaturase: protein MPEGLIPRLADRFRGVEWPTLGLLAVCYGLWALGTTAAAEVWLPLGMALVTATTALHSSLTHEMLHGHPFRSRVLNGALVFPALTLVVPYLRFKDTHLAHHRDSILTDPYDDPESNYLDPKVWARLPAVVRRVLRWNNTLAGRLTIGPLLGTVAFFTSDLAALRRGDRRVWLGWLLHVPAVAVVLIWMGVAGQMPWWAFGLSVYGALAILKIRTFLEHRAHEDARGRTVVIEDRGPLALLFLNNNLHVVHHMHAMVPWYRLPRLYRENRQRYLSRNAGYRYASYAEVFRRYFWRAKDPVPHPLWPR, encoded by the coding sequence ATGCCTGAGGGCCTCATCCCGCGCCTCGCGGACCGGTTTCGTGGTGTCGAATGGCCGACGCTCGGCCTCCTTGCGGTCTGTTACGGGCTTTGGGCGCTCGGCACCACGGCCGCTGCCGAGGTCTGGCTGCCGCTGGGCATGGCGCTGGTCACGGCGACCACGGCGCTGCATTCCTCGCTGACGCATGAGATGCTGCACGGACATCCTTTCCGGTCCCGCGTCCTGAACGGCGCGCTGGTCTTTCCGGCGCTGACGCTGGTCGTGCCCTACCTGCGCTTCAAGGACACCCACCTGGCGCATCATCGCGATTCGATCCTGACCGATCCCTACGACGATCCCGAAAGCAATTACCTCGACCCGAAGGTCTGGGCGCGACTGCCTGCCGTGGTCCGCCGGGTGCTGCGCTGGAACAACACCCTTGCGGGACGGCTGACGATCGGACCGCTGCTGGGCACGGTGGCCTTCTTCACCTCCGACCTCGCGGCGTTGCGGCGCGGCGACCGGCGCGTCTGGCTAGGCTGGCTGCTGCATGTGCCGGCCGTCGCGGTCGTCCTGATCTGGATGGGCGTGGCCGGCCAGATGCCGTGGTGGGCCTTCGGGCTGTCGGTCTACGGCGCGCTGGCGATCCTGAAGATCCGGACCTTCCTCGAACATCGCGCCCACGAGGACGCGCGCGGCCGCACCGTGGTGATCGAGGACAGGGGGCCGCTCGCGCTGCTGTTCCTCAACAACAACCTGCACGTCGTGCACCACATGCACGCCATGGTCCCGTGGTACCGTCTGCCGCGCCTCTACCGCGAGAACCGCCAGCGCTACCTGAGCCGGAACGCCGGCTACCGCTATGCCTCCTACGCCGAGGTCTTCCGCCGCTACTTCTGGCGCGCCAAGGATCCGGTGCCGCACCCGCTCTGGCCGCGCTGA
- a CDS encoding DMT family transporter, translating to MDLWILATLSAATFQTVRFMLQKVLAGGRLSAVGSTFARFAYASPAGLVVLGLVLWTRGQALPQIMPAFWGWALFGGLGQILATVFVVMTFRTRNFAVGITLKKTEVILTALLGLVVLGEALSLAGWLGICVGLAGVLLLSGTPEIEGNLLRQLRSPAVLYGLGSGLFFAVAGVGYRAATLSVASDDPILRAAVALVWVTTGQALIMAAWLAWREPGEIARVWQARGTAAWLGVTSAAGSLSWFTAFTLQTAAYVYAVGQVELILSLAASVLWFREKVSARELLGIAVLTASVVTLALVA from the coding sequence ATGGACTTGTGGATCCTCGCCACCCTTTCCGCGGCAACCTTTCAGACCGTGCGATTCATGCTGCAGAAGGTGCTGGCCGGCGGACGGCTGAGCGCCGTCGGCAGCACCTTTGCCCGTTTCGCCTACGCAAGCCCCGCCGGGCTGGTGGTGCTGGGGCTGGTGCTCTGGACACGCGGGCAGGCGCTGCCGCAGATCATGCCCGCCTTCTGGGGATGGGCGCTGTTCGGCGGGCTGGGGCAGATCCTCGCCACCGTCTTCGTGGTGATGACCTTCCGGACCCGCAACTTCGCGGTCGGCATCACCCTGAAGAAGACGGAGGTCATCCTGACCGCGCTCCTCGGTCTGGTCGTGCTGGGCGAGGCGCTGTCCCTCGCGGGCTGGCTGGGGATCTGCGTGGGGCTCGCGGGCGTGCTGCTGCTGTCGGGCACGCCGGAAATCGAGGGCAACCTCCTGCGGCAGCTCCGCAGCCCGGCGGTGCTCTACGGTCTGGGATCGGGGCTGTTCTTCGCCGTGGCGGGGGTCGGCTACCGCGCCGCGACGCTGTCGGTGGCGAGCGACGACCCGATTCTGCGCGCCGCCGTGGCGCTGGTCTGGGTCACCACCGGGCAGGCGCTGATCATGGCCGCCTGGCTGGCCTGGCGCGAACCGGGTGAGATTGCCCGCGTCTGGCAGGCGCGCGGGACCGCCGCCTGGCTTGGGGTGACCTCGGCGGCGGGATCGCTCAGCTGGTTCACCGCCTTCACTCTGCAGACCGCTGCCTACGTCTATGCGGTGGGGCAGGTGGAACTGATCCTGAGCCTCGCCGCCAGCGTGCTGTGGTTCCGTGAAAAGGTCAGCGCCCGCGAACTGCTGGGCATCGCCGTCCTCACCGCCTCAGTCGTGACGCTCGCGCTGGTCGCCTGA
- the glyA gene encoding serine hydroxymethyltransferase, whose protein sequence is MNAPHRDDGFFTEDLSSRDPELFASITGELGRQRDEIELIASENIVSRAVMQAQGSVMTNKYAEGYPGRRYYGGCQWVDVAEELAIERAKQLFSCEFANVQPNSGSQANQGVFQALIKPGDTILGMSLDAGGHLTHGAKPNQSGKWFNAIQYGVRQQDNRLDYDQVEALAKEHQPKIIVAGGSAIPRQIDFAKMREIADMVGAYLHVDMAHFAGLVAAGEHPSPFPHAHVATTTTHKTLRGPRGGMILTNDEDIAKKVNSAIFPGIQGGPLMHVIAAKAVAFGEALRPEFKTYAKNVIANAQALSDQLIKGGLDTVTHGTDTHVVLVDLRPKGVKGNATEKALGRAHITCNKNGVPFDPEKPTITSGIRLGSPAGTTRGFMEAEFRQIADWIIEVVDGLAANGEDGNGEVEDKVKAKVAALCAKFPIYPTL, encoded by the coding sequence ATGAACGCCCCCCACCGCGACGACGGTTTCTTCACCGAAGACCTCTCCTCCCGCGATCCCGAGCTCTTTGCCTCGATCACCGGCGAACTCGGCCGCCAGCGCGACGAGATCGAGCTGATCGCGTCCGAGAACATCGTGTCCCGTGCCGTCATGCAGGCGCAGGGCTCGGTGATGACCAACAAGTACGCCGAGGGCTACCCGGGCCGCCGCTACTACGGCGGATGCCAGTGGGTCGACGTGGCCGAGGAACTGGCCATCGAGCGCGCCAAGCAGCTGTTCTCCTGCGAATTCGCCAACGTCCAGCCGAACTCCGGTTCGCAGGCCAACCAGGGCGTGTTCCAGGCGCTGATCAAGCCGGGCGACACCATCCTCGGCATGTCGCTCGACGCGGGCGGCCACCTGACCCACGGCGCAAAGCCCAACCAGTCGGGCAAGTGGTTCAACGCCATCCAGTACGGCGTGCGCCAGCAGGACAACCGTCTCGACTACGACCAGGTGGAGGCGCTTGCCAAGGAACACCAGCCGAAGATCATCGTGGCCGGCGGCTCTGCCATCCCGCGCCAGATCGACTTCGCGAAGATGCGTGAGATCGCCGACATGGTCGGCGCCTACCTGCACGTGGACATGGCACACTTCGCGGGCCTCGTGGCCGCGGGCGAGCACCCGAGCCCGTTCCCGCACGCCCATGTCGCGACGACCACCACGCACAAGACCCTGCGCGGCCCGCGCGGCGGCATGATCCTGACGAACGACGAGGACATCGCCAAGAAGGTCAACTCGGCGATCTTCCCGGGTATCCAGGGCGGTCCGCTGATGCACGTCATCGCCGCCAAGGCCGTGGCCTTCGGCGAGGCGCTGCGCCCCGAGTTCAAGACCTACGCGAAGAACGTCATCGCCAACGCGCAGGCGCTGTCGGACCAGCTCATCAAGGGCGGCCTCGACACCGTGACCCACGGCACCGACACCCACGTCGTGCTGGTGGACCTGCGTCCCAAGGGAGTGAAGGGCAACGCCACCGAGAAGGCGCTCGGCCGGGCCCACATCACCTGCAACAAGAACGGTGTGCCGTTCGATCCGGAAAAGCCGACGATCACCTCCGGCATCCGTCTGGGTTCGCCGGCGGGCACCACGCGCGGCTTCATGGAGGCCGAGTTCCGCCAGATCGCCGACTGGATCATCGAGGTGGTCGACGGGCTGGCCGCCAACGGTGAGGACGGCAACGGCGAGGTCGAGGACAAGGTGAAGGCCAAGGTCGCGGCCCTCTGCGCCAAGTTCCCGATCTACCCGACGCTCTGA
- a CDS encoding Hint domain-containing protein, translated as MCFVAGCGVATPGGVRPVETIVQGDLVLTHDGRAEPVLWVGLTRVTWAEQMGNARKRPVRIGKDALGPGVPERAVMVSPQHRVLVRSPLVARAARGGEALVPALSLTALPAVRQMPSLPGLDYVHIACARHVLLLAEGVAVETALPEPLALQEMSPAQREALVAAVGQAEPGWPVLSMRKAERVVARSMARGAPLVVAERGTDLRHKASG; from the coding sequence ATGTGTTTCGTGGCAGGATGCGGCGTCGCGACGCCGGGCGGCGTGCGGCCGGTTGAGACGATCGTGCAGGGCGACCTCGTGCTGACCCACGACGGGCGGGCGGAGCCGGTGCTCTGGGTCGGCCTGACGCGAGTCACATGGGCCGAGCAGATGGGCAATGCGCGCAAACGCCCGGTGCGGATCGGCAAGGACGCATTGGGCCCCGGCGTGCCGGAGCGGGCCGTCATGGTCTCTCCGCAGCACAGGGTGCTGGTGCGGTCGCCGCTGGTCGCCCGGGCGGCCAGAGGCGGGGAGGCGCTGGTGCCCGCACTGTCGCTCACCGCGTTGCCCGCGGTGCGGCAGATGCCCTCGCTGCCCGGTCTCGACTATGTCCACATTGCCTGCGCGCGCCATGTCCTGCTGCTGGCAGAGGGGGTCGCGGTGGAGACGGCGCTGCCCGAACCGCTGGCTTTGCAGGAGATGAGCCCCGCGCAGCGCGAGGCGCTGGTGGCGGCGGTGGGGCAGGCGGAACCGGGGTGGCCAGTGCTGAGCATGCGCAAGGCGGAGCGTGTGGTGGCGCGGTCGATGGCCCGCGGCGCGCCGCTTGTCGTTGCGGAACGCGGTACCGACCTGCGCCACAAGGCGTCCGGCTGA
- the prpE gene encoding propionate-CoA ligase PrpE encodes MGYNEVYQGWKADPEAFWMEAAEAIDWTQKPSKALFDKGDNLYEWFADGMVNTCWNAVDRHVEQGRGEQTAIIYDSPITHTKREISYVELRNRVAMLAGALRAKGIEKGDRVIIYMPMIPEALEAMLACARLGAIHSVVFGGFAAHELAVRIDDAQPKAIIAASCGMEPGRVVHYKPLLDSAIDQAKHKPDFCVIFQREQEVAALVEGRDYNWHGFQYGVQPAECVPVEGNHPAYILYTSGTTGQPKGVVRHTGGHLVALNWSMKNLYNVDPGDVFWAASDVGWVVGHSYICYGPLIHGNTTIVFEGKPVGTPDAGTFWRVISEHKVKSFFTAPTAFRAVKREDPKGEYVGKYDLSGLRAVYLAGERADPATIEWAQEQLKVPVIDHWWQTETGWCIAGNPLGIEELPTKLGSPAVPMPGYEIHILDEAGHPMPKGELGAIAVKLPLPPGTLPTLWNAEPRFRKAYLDHFPGYYETGDAGMIDDDGYVYIMARTDDVINVAGHRLSTGGMEEVLASHPDVAECAVIGVTDDLKGQLPLGFLCLSSGVNRPHEEIVKECVKLVRDQIGPVAAFKLACVVDRLPKTRSGKILRATMVKIADNEEFKTPATIDDPAILDEIREALQTLGYAK; translated from the coding sequence ATGGGCTACAACGAGGTTTACCAGGGTTGGAAAGCCGACCCGGAGGCATTCTGGATGGAGGCCGCAGAGGCCATCGACTGGACGCAGAAGCCCTCCAAGGCCCTCTTCGACAAGGGCGACAACCTGTACGAATGGTTCGCGGACGGCATGGTCAACACCTGCTGGAACGCGGTCGACCGGCACGTCGAACAGGGCCGCGGCGAACAGACCGCGATCATCTACGACAGCCCGATCACCCATACCAAGCGGGAGATCTCCTACGTCGAGCTGCGCAACCGCGTCGCCATGCTGGCCGGCGCGCTGCGCGCCAAGGGGATCGAGAAGGGCGACCGCGTCATCATCTACATGCCGATGATCCCCGAGGCGCTGGAGGCGATGCTGGCCTGTGCGCGGCTCGGCGCGATCCACTCCGTGGTGTTCGGCGGCTTTGCGGCGCACGAGCTGGCCGTCCGCATCGACGACGCGCAGCCCAAGGCGATCATCGCTGCCTCCTGCGGGATGGAGCCGGGCCGCGTCGTGCACTACAAGCCGCTGCTGGATTCCGCCATCGACCAGGCGAAGCACAAGCCCGACTTCTGCGTGATCTTCCAGCGCGAACAGGAAGTGGCGGCGCTGGTCGAAGGGCGCGACTACAACTGGCACGGCTTCCAGTACGGCGTGCAGCCCGCCGAATGCGTCCCGGTGGAGGGCAACCACCCGGCCTATATCCTCTACACCTCCGGCACCACCGGCCAGCCGAAGGGCGTCGTGCGCCACACCGGCGGGCACCTCGTGGCGCTGAACTGGTCGATGAAGAACCTCTACAACGTCGATCCCGGCGACGTGTTCTGGGCCGCCTCGGACGTGGGCTGGGTCGTGGGCCACAGCTACATCTGCTACGGCCCCCTGATCCACGGCAACACCACCATCGTCTTCGAGGGCAAGCCCGTGGGCACCCCGGACGCCGGAACCTTCTGGCGCGTCATCTCCGAGCACAAGGTCAAGAGCTTCTTCACCGCCCCCACCGCATTCCGAGCGGTGAAGCGCGAGGATCCGAAGGGCGAATACGTCGGCAAGTACGACCTCTCCGGCCTGCGCGCCGTGTACCTTGCGGGCGAACGCGCCGATCCGGCCACCATCGAATGGGCGCAGGAGCAGCTGAAGGTCCCGGTGATCGACCACTGGTGGCAGACCGAAACCGGCTGGTGCATCGCGGGCAACCCGCTGGGCATCGAGGAACTGCCGACGAAGCTCGGCTCTCCCGCCGTGCCGATGCCGGGGTACGAGATTCACATCCTCGACGAGGCCGGGCACCCGATGCCCAAGGGCGAACTGGGCGCCATCGCGGTGAAGCTGCCGCTGCCCCCGGGCACGCTGCCGACGCTCTGGAACGCCGAGCCGCGGTTCCGCAAGGCCTACCTCGACCACTTCCCGGGATATTACGAGACCGGCGACGCGGGCATGATCGACGACGACGGCTATGTCTACATCATGGCGCGCACCGATGACGTCATCAACGTCGCGGGCCACCGCCTGTCCACCGGCGGCATGGAAGAGGTCCTCGCCAGCCACCCGGACGTGGCCGAATGCGCGGTGATCGGCGTGACCGACGATCTAAAGGGACAGTTGCCGCTGGGTTTCCTGTGCCTGTCGTCGGGCGTGAACCGCCCGCACGAGGAAATCGTGAAGGAATGCGTGAAGCTGGTGCGCGACCAGATCGGCCCGGTGGCGGCGTTCAAGCTGGCCTGCGTGGTCGACCGCCTGCCCAAGACCCGCTCCGGCAAGATCCTCCGCGCGACGATGGTCAAGATCGCCGACAACGAAGAGTTCAAGACGCCCGCCACCATCGACGATCCCGCCATCCTCGATGAGATCAGGGAAGCGCTGCAGACCCTCGGCTACGCCAAGTAA
- the nhaA gene encoding Na+/H+ antiporter NhaA: MVHQLSRPFDAENDILLGEAGGRVEITWYVDYTCPHTRRIRDILRRSPARFGRDGASVAVRFIIPHNDEDGAAIAARAAVAAHRQDRFSDMHRALFDAPPDYSVETVEELARDLDLDMKRFREDMAEADAKLEADRDSLGDTSDLHMPLIFIDGRFYEGAWDETALIEAIEQPLGVRLSLAGNDFFHWAASAGLVLILATLAALVVANIGWHDAYEELRETDFTLMFGERSFALPLEMWVNDGLMALFFLLVGIEIKREFVFGELSDRDRAIMPIIGALGGMIVPALLYTTVNFGGEAAHGWGVPMATDIAFTLGIMALLGNKVPTSLKVFVSALAIADDLGAILVIAVFYGEGFHLTQFLIACGVTGVMAVLAVGRVYNRMPYMLLGVVLWYFIHESGLHATLAGVITAAVLPSRRPADGRSVAMQAVAIVDGEEDTENMNDSAVRRLQNAVDRLREPGFHLQEALEAYSNFIILPLFAFFNTGLLIIGSSFSPFAPESLGVMLGLYIGKPLGIVGIVWLATKLGIARLSSEISWTQMVGAGFLAGVGFTMSIFISSAAFEGGQLESVKLAVLITSTAAAITGSLILWFAPKIGGKAE, translated from the coding sequence ATGGTGCACCAACTCTCCCGCCCGTTCGATGCGGAGAACGACATTCTTCTGGGCGAGGCCGGTGGCCGTGTCGAGATCACCTGGTACGTCGATTACACCTGTCCGCACACCCGCCGTATACGCGACATCCTGAGACGGTCGCCCGCCCGGTTCGGGCGCGACGGGGCTTCGGTCGCCGTCCGGTTCATCATTCCGCACAACGACGAGGACGGTGCAGCCATCGCCGCGCGGGCCGCCGTCGCCGCGCACCGGCAGGACCGGTTCTCCGACATGCACCGCGCGCTGTTCGATGCGCCGCCGGACTACTCCGTCGAAACGGTGGAGGAATTGGCGCGCGACCTCGACCTCGACATGAAGCGGTTCCGGGAGGACATGGCGGAGGCCGACGCCAAGCTGGAGGCCGACCGGGATTCGCTTGGCGACACCTCCGACCTGCACATGCCGCTGATCTTCATCGACGGACGCTTCTACGAAGGGGCGTGGGACGAGACCGCGCTGATCGAGGCCATCGAGCAGCCGCTGGGCGTGCGCCTGTCGCTGGCGGGCAACGACTTCTTCCACTGGGCGGCTTCGGCGGGCCTGGTGCTGATCCTCGCCACGCTGGCGGCGCTGGTGGTGGCCAACATCGGCTGGCACGACGCCTACGAGGAACTGCGCGAGACCGACTTCACCCTGATGTTCGGCGAGCGGAGTTTTGCCCTGCCGCTGGAGATGTGGGTCAACGACGGCCTGATGGCGCTGTTCTTCCTGCTGGTGGGAATCGAGATCAAGCGAGAGTTCGTCTTTGGCGAGCTCAGCGACCGCGACAGGGCGATCATGCCGATCATCGGGGCGCTCGGCGGGATGATCGTGCCCGCGCTGCTGTATACGACGGTCAATTTCGGCGGCGAGGCGGCGCATGGCTGGGGCGTGCCCATGGCGACCGACATCGCCTTCACGCTTGGGATCATGGCGCTTTTGGGGAACAAGGTGCCGACCTCGCTGAAGGTCTTCGTCTCGGCGCTGGCGATTGCCGACGACCTGGGCGCGATCCTCGTCATCGCGGTCTTCTATGGCGAGGGGTTCCACCTGACGCAGTTCCTGATCGCTTGCGGCGTCACGGGCGTGATGGCGGTGCTTGCGGTGGGGCGGGTCTACAACCGGATGCCCTACATGCTGCTGGGCGTGGTGCTGTGGTACTTCATCCACGAAAGCGGGCTGCACGCGACGCTGGCGGGCGTGATCACCGCGGCGGTCCTGCCGTCGCGGCGGCCGGCGGACGGGCGCAGCGTCGCCATGCAGGCCGTGGCCATCGTCGACGGCGAGGAAGACACGGAGAACATGAACGACTCTGCCGTGCGGCGGCTGCAGAACGCGGTCGACCGGCTGCGCGAACCGGGCTTCCACCTGCAGGAGGCGCTGGAGGCCTATTCGAACTTCATCATCCTGCCGCTCTTTGCCTTCTTCAACACCGGGCTGCTCATCATCGGGTCGAGCTTCTCTCCCTTTGCGCCGGAAAGCCTTGGGGTGATGCTGGGGCTCTACATCGGCAAACCGCTGGGGATCGTCGGCATCGTCTGGCTGGCGACGAAGCTGGGCATCGCCCGACTGTCGTCGGAGATCAGCTGGACACAGATGGTCGGGGCGGGCTTCCTCGCGGGGGTCGGCTTCACCATGTCGATCTTCATCAGTTCTGCCGCCTTTGAGGGCGGGCAGCTGGAAAGCGTGAAGCTGGCGGTGCTGATCACCTCGACCGCGGCGGCGATCACCGGGTCGCTGATCCTGTGGTTCGCGCCGAAGATCGGCGGCAAGGCGGAATGA